In Sander vitreus isolate 19-12246 chromosome 7, sanVit1, whole genome shotgun sequence, a genomic segment contains:
- the bhlhe23 gene encoding class E basic helix-loop-helix protein 23: MNVSEENLLKSISNDALLDLTQRYGQSAFGFGPGHGAGSPGRFPLTPANDFLSGQTAKSNESGGEHTSDDEDGFDSLESRKRGSSFGDDKPGGPLTKKSKEQRSLRLSINARERRRMHDLNDALDGLRAVIPYAHSPSVRKLSKIATLLLAKNYILMQAQALEEMRRLVAYLNQGQTINSPIPTALAPFGQAAVYPFSGSTLATCAEKCTTYSGTPSSLFKHCNDKP; this comes from the coding sequence ATGAATGTGAGCGAAGAGAACCTGCTTAAGTCCATCAGCAACGACGCGCTCCTCGACCTGACGCAGCGCTACGGCCAATCAGCCTTTGGGTTCGGTCCTGGCCACGGTGCTGGAAGTCCCGGCCGGTTCCCACTCACACCGGCCAACGACTTCCTCTCCGGGCAGACTGCGAAGTCCAACGAGAGCGGCGGGGAGCACACCAGCGACGACGAGGACGGCTTCGACTCGCTAGAGTCGCGGAAGAGAGGCTCGTCATTTGGGGACGACAAGCCCGGGGGCCCCCTCACTAAAAAGTCTAAGGAGCAGCGGTCCCTGCGGCTCAGCATCAACGCCCGGGAGAGGAGAAGGATGCATGATCTGAACGACGCACTGGACGGCCTGCGCGCTGTTATCCCTTACGCCCACAGCCCCTCGGTGAGAAAACTCTCCAAAATAGCCACTCTCCTCCTGGCCAAGAACTATATCCTGATGCAGGCTCAGGCTCTGGAGGAGATGAGGCGGCTGGTGGCGTATCTGAACCAGGGACAGACCATAAATTCACCAATCCCCACCGCCCTGGCGCCCTTTGGACAGGCTGCCGTCTACCCATTCTCGGGCTCCACACTCGCCACCTGTGCCGAAAAGTGCACTACTTATTCCGGGACACCGTCGAGCCTCTTCAAACACTGTAACGACAAGCCTTGA